The sequence below is a genomic window from Fuerstiella sp..
GAAGTCTGGGAGGATGCAGACGGGCGTCGGTATCTTGGCAAGATTCCCTACGATGTCTTTTTCGATCACCCTCTGGAGGTGGCCTCCGATCCTCGGCCGACTGAACCGGCGGACACTCCGTTGTCTGATGGGAATCCGGCTGACGACTCAGCAACGACCGCTGCAGTTGATGCAACCGTCGGGAGATCACCTTCCGAATCACCGCTGACAAAGGACTGGGCGTCGGTATTGCCCGCCGAAAACCTTCAGTCCGAGGTCAAATCGATTCGCAATTTTCTGAATCAGAAACTTCAGTCAGTGGGAAACTATAATTCAGCCGTCACGATGATTCCCGCCCAGGCAGCCACACTGGCCGTACTGGCCGGGATGGCGATCGAACATTCCGGAAACCTGTCATGGAAGCAGGACGCCGGCTACATCCGTGACCTTGCTGCAGCTATGAACAACAGTCCTTTGAAGCGTGGTTCCGGGGACCAGCGCAGACTGCGACGACACTTCGAGAATCTGGCCGACACGCTGGATCGGTCCCGACCGTCCGGGCTGTCCGAACCGGATCCGGAACGGCCACTGTCAGATGTCGCTGAGATGCGACTGGTCATGCAGAGAATGGAGCAGGCCGAACAACGTCTGCGGACAGAAGTCAGTGAATCGTCGTTTGCCGGGCATCAGGACCTTGTCAGACACGAAGCCGCCATTCTGTCCGGACTCGTTCGGGCCGTGACCACCGAATCATACGGCTTCGCTGATGATTCGGAATTTATTGAATACGCTGCTCAGATCGCCGATTCAGGACAGGCGATGCGGGAGGCGGTGGAAACAGAAGATTTCAGCAGTTTTCAGCTCAGTGTGTCACGTCTGGCAGGCGTCTGCCAGGCCTGTCACCGCGACTACAAAAACAACTGAAAGCAACGATTCGGTTTTATGTACCCGACACGGGCGGCACAACAACACTGAACACTGGTGCGCAACAGACTGCCTGATGTCTCGATAAGGCGTGATATCAATCCCTCAGCGTTGTTTGAATTCGTCTTTGTCCGGAGGTCGGAGAGAGTAAAGAACATCCCTCCTGGCATCGATGCCAGTGATTCCAATATTGTATTTGGTTATTATCAATTGCTGAGGTAATGAGTTCCGGGTTCGTCGACTGAATCCCAAACCGCAACGATAATGATGAACAAAGAGATTCACTTCGCCTGTTCGATAAACGCAAGACAAAACCAGTTTCAATCCAATGTCCGAACCTCCACGTATCCTTCTCCTCGGGGCTCATCCCGATGACGCCGAATACCATGCAGGCGGATTGCTCACGTGCTACCGCAAGGAACTCGACGCCACAGTCAAACTGATTTCTCTGACCGATGGAGCAGCTGGACACCACGAACGATCATCCGAAGAATTAAAAGCATTGCGACAAAAAGAATCAGCCGATGCAGGCGCGGTGATTGGCGCCGAATACCTGAACTGGGGCTTGCCCGACGCTCATTTGGAACCGACCATCGAGAACCGCAACCGCGTGATCAGGGAAATTCGCTCTTTTCGTCCCGACGTCGTACTGACCCACAGAACCTGTGATTACCACCCGGATCACCGGGCCGTCGGTCAACTCACCCAAGACGCATCCTATCTGGTCACGGTGCCCAAGGTGGTGCCAGACGTGCCTCCGCTTTTCAAGAATCCCGTCATCCTCTACATGACGGATCTTTTCACTCGACCGGCTCCCCTGCGTCCGGATTTAGTCCTGGACGTCGAACCTCAGCTCGACTCTGTCATAGATATGCTGGCTTGTCATCGTACGCAGGTCTTCGAGTGGCTGGCCTATGAACAAGGCATCCTCGACCAAGTGCCCCAGGAGCCGGAACAAAGACTGGCCTGGCTTCGGACATGGTTTGAGGATGAAATCGCCGAGCGAGCCAACCGCTTTCGGGAAGCTCTGATAGCCACCTATGGCGAAGAAAAAGGCAGAGCCGTCACCTGTTGCGAAGCCTTTGAGGTCAGCGAATACGCTACTCAGTTGGATGACGATAAACGAACCAAGCTCTGGCCATTCTAGATAAATCTGCTCAGTCCCGGCATGGCGATGCGTACAGTAGAAGCCGAACGCCTTTTCTCTTTTAAACACAAATCGGCGATCCTGGTCTACTGCCTGGCGAGGCCGTCAACAGAAAGCAACGAACAGGGAAGTCGGAGACGAACCGGACTTATCGATGGAGTTGTCGAAAGGGTCTTCCACTGTGCCGCTCACTATCGTCTCTCGCCGGTGTCCAACAGTACGCCAAGGGCTACAGCCAGACGACGGTCCAACACATGACCCTGGTCCTGGCTCATGTCGAGGACGTACCGATCCAGCAGGGTGAATTTGCGATTAAATTCACCAATTACCTTACGATCGTAGTCCGCAGCGTCGGTCGGATCGTACAGCGCTGATTCTTGATCGGGTCTCAGAAATATGTAATTGCGGCGCAGAATTCCGAACAGGTTGCCGAGAAAACGCCTCAGCAACGCAAGAATCAGCGAGTCCTCTTTGGCGACAACAAGCAGCGAACCGTCTGCGTCGTAGCCATACCAGCGTTTTCGAATGATGTTGTACAGATAATTCTTGCGAAAGGTCCCCAGTAACTGATTTTCCGCATCCGTCACTGTGTACGTGGCATTGAATAGAGCCAATTTCTGGTCCTGAAATGTCTTTAACACCAATTCCGACATATTCGAATCCGCATAAAAATCTATGTGCCGTTTTGGTCGGATCGCGATGAAAGCAGCAATCGACGCAACGACCGCGACAAGACCGCCGATGCCTGTGCCGATTTCCTGTGCTACGCCCTCCGGCAGTAAAGCAACCGCACCGCCACCCAGCAGAATCAGACCGCCTATTAGGATAAAGATCCCGACAAAAAATGACAGAAGATTGCGCATCAGGTGTGCAGGACGTTTAACAAACAGAAGTTCATTGCCCGCTTCATCCCACACGAAGTACTTTTCGGAGATTGACAGGTGCTTCTGCCGCAACAGGAATTTGTCACGGTGAAATGCCGGATGTCCGGCAGATGGAGCGTCTCGTCGAGTCGCCGCTTCATCGTCTTTGGCCTTGGCTGGGGGGACATCAATGATCCCTTGGCACTTTGGACACTTGACGTCCTTTCCACCAAGTTCGTCCTTCAGATCGTACTCCGCGCTGCATGAATCACAAATTACGTGAATGGGCATCCAATTCTCAGGCCAGAAGTCTCAAAAAACCGTGATCGTCCCCGTGGTTCATCGTAACACTCGAATCAGCAGCATACCACTTCCGTGGAACCGGTGATGGATCCCGGGAAGAAGAGTTCGTAGCTGATGAGGTCATCAGGGTCGAGCATTAGTCGTCGTCTGCAAACGAGCGTTGCTTGTGAATGATGACGCCAATCGTCAATTGGCCGAGTTTGCGCGACAGACGGCCCGGCAACAATCCGAGCTGACCCGCTCCATCACCGACCAGTCCGCCGAGCTCACACAGGCCTCCAAAGAACTGGTGGCGGCTGATGCCCTGGCCCGTCAGCAAATGATCGCCACGCATGGCGAACTGCAGCAGCAAGTCGGCGAGGAGAGAAGTGCGATTGATGATATGCGCGCCGAGGTTGTTCAGGACCAGCGAGTCATTGCCGCGCAAAGACATCGAGACCCCATCATTGCCACTGCCATCGAAAACGTGGGGTTCGGCGCGATTTGCGCGCTCCCGCTTGTCGTTTGCTGGCTGGTGATTCGCGTTGCACATAACTCGCCGATCACCAATGAAACCTGCGAGGTCCTTCTGCTGGAACTTGCCGGGGAGACCGATCGCTTTGGTCCACCGCAGCGGCGTTTCACACCACTGAGCTTTCGTCGGCCAAGTGCGCGAACTCTCGAAGATCAGAAGTGAGGGTAAGGGAACCGGAAGTGTGAACTCCCGAAATGGCAGTTAACGCAGGACAGAAAGCTTGCGTTCCCGTTCACGAGGTAAATTCTCAGCTGCCGTATGCTAAGAGCGAGACCGTGCTTGTCAGATACCGGAGGCTGACTTAACCTTCCGGCTAAGTTCCGACTTCAGATCTCTTGTTATTCCTGCCCTGATCACCGAACCGGAAGCGGGTATGTCAGTGCTAAAACATCGACAAATCGATTGGTCGGTTCCACAGCGCTGTCTTTTACTGGGCGTGGCCGGATCCGGCATGCGGGCCCTTGCCGAAATTCTGTATCAGGCCGGACATACCGTCTTCGGGGCAGATATCACTTACAACGATGGCCCGAAAGTAGCCGGTCCAGACTCGACGGGAACGGCACCGCTGACAAATAACGTTCACCTCCTCCCGTGGATGGATCCGAATCCGGCCGTAACAATCGATTCCTGTGTCTGTTCCCCGGCAATTCCCGAATCGGCTGTGCTGCGAACGTGGATTCAGCAGCGGTCGATCCCCGAAATCTCACTGCATGCGGCTGTGAGTGCTGCGTTCGCCGAACGCTCTCAGATCTGCATCGCCGGAACACACGGCAAGAGTACAACATCCAGTCTGCTCGCCTGGATGCTTCACTGCAGTGGCGCAGATCCCGGTGTTTTTGTGGGTGCTCAGCTGAACAGTTCTGCCCCGGCCGGATTCGCCCAACACGGCGGACATTACGGACGCGGTCCGGTAGCCGTCATTGAAGCCTGTGAATTTGATTGTTCGTTCCTTCAGCTTCAACCGGGTCACATTATTCTTAACGGGATTGATTGCGATCATTTCGATTCAGTGGATGCCGAAGACAGTGCTTACCTTCAATTCCTCCGGAAAGTACCAGGCGATGGATGTGCGTTTGTGAATGCCGCGTGTCCTCGAAGTATGTCCCTGTCGGCTGCAGCTGGTGTGAACACCGTCAGCTGGACACTGGACGACGTTCCTGGTGACTGGTCCGGACGTATCACACACACCGGACCGGGTCACATGACGGTCAGGATCCGCCACGGACAACAGTGCTTCGGAAGCCTGAAAATCCCTCTGTCCGGCCGACACAATGCCCGCAATCTGCTGGGGGCAACCGTGGCCGCCGTTCACATGGGAATGACGGCCGTTCAGTGCCAAACAGCACTGAACGGATTCCCCGGAGTGAAGCGACGTCTGCATAACCGCGGGTCCTGCCGGGGAATGAGCATGCTGGACGACTATGCACATCACCCCACTGCTGTTAAAACGACACTCAGTACGGTTCGTCAGCAGTTTCCGGAACGGCGAATTCGAGTTGTATTTGAGCCTCACCAGATGGTTCGTCTGCAGCGCAGCCGGAAACAGTTTACTCAGGCGTTATCGCTGGCAGATCAAGTGGTGGTGCTTCCCGTGTTTCCGGCACGGGAAACGATTTCTGTGGCCAACTGCCATCGAACCAGCCGGGACCTTGCTGCTACAATTTGTGACTTAGGAACTCCTGCTGTGTTCGCAGATGGAGTGAATTCAGTCGTTTCAATCATAGAACAGACCGGCCGGTCAGAGGACGTTTTCCTCACAATGGGGGCCGGAACAGTGCATCAGATTCATGACGAAGTCCATCGACGATTTCGGCGAGATTCTGCAGCGTGACGAATCGCTGGCGCCCTACACCTGGTTGCGACTGGGTGGTCGGGCTGAGTATCTCCTGACACCTGAAACTGAAGACCAGTTACTGCAGGTAGCTCGCTGCTGCCTCGAAAATGAGATTCCCGTCAGGATTCTTGGCGGTGGGTCCAATGTCCTGGTATCGGATGACGGAGTACGGGGAGCTGTGATTCGCATTGCGGAACCGCTGTTGAGTGACGTGTCGGTCACTGGTGAGAGTGTTACAGCCGGCGGCGGAGCATTGCTTTCCAACGCGGTCTCAGAAGCCGTTCGCGCACAACTGACCGGACTGGAAACACTGGTAGGAATACCAGGAACCATTGGTGGCGCATTACTGGGTAACTCCGGAAGCCGACACGGCGATATTGGAAAACTCATCCGGTCAGTGTCGGTACTGAACCGCCAGGGAGATGTCGTTGAACGAACGGGAGATGAGCTGGTATTTTCTTATCGGCAATGCAGTCTGGATGACGTTCTGGTCCTGTCGGCCACACTTCAGCTAAAGTCCGACCCGTCAGATGACCTGACACTCCGGATGAGAAAAAACTGGATCATGAAGCGAGCGACCCAGCCGCTGGCTGATCAGTCCGCAGGGTGCATCTTCCGTAATCCTCGCGGTCTGAGTGCCGGAGCATTGATTGAACAGTGCGGACTGAAGGGAATGACGTCCGGCCAGGCTCGCATCAGCGATCGGCATGCCAACTTCATTGTTACGGAGAAAGGAGCAACCTGTCATGATGTCGATCAGTTAATCTCACGAATCCGTTCCGCCGTGTCAGAGAAATTCGGCGTCGAACTGGAACTGGAGATTTGTCGCTGGTCGTAAGGAGGCGCGACTGCACATGACACCAACAACGCTGCATCAGCCTAAATGTCGTGTACTGGTCATCTCCGGAGGTCGTTCGGCTGAACGAGAGGTCAGTCTGAACAGCGGTCGGACAGTCGTGGACGCACTGCGAACCGCCGGGTATACGGTTGGAGAATGGGATCCTGCACAGACATCCGTCCTGGAACCCACACCGGGCCAGTGGGATATTGCCTTTCCGATGCTGCACGGTACGGGTGGGGAAGACGGCGTTTTGCATCGTCAGCTGCGTGCAGTGGGGTTGTCCTGGGTCGGGTGTTCGATCGACGGCAGCTCGCTGACGTTCGATAAATCGCGGACGCGAACCAGGCTCAAAAAATACCGCGTTCCAATGGCCCGCGGAACCACGCTCAACTCACCGGACACTTTGCCACCTTTTGAATTTCCACTGGTAGTGAAACCGGCAAGGCAGGGATCGAGCATCGGAATCTCGATCGTGAAAGATCCCGGAGACTGGAACGAAGCACTCAATACAGCATTTTCGTTTTGTTCCGAGGTTGTCGTGGAGTCGTACATACCGGGACGGGAAATCAGCATCCCGGTGATTGACGGCGATGTCTTTCCGGCGGTGGAAATCAATGTTCAGAACGGTTGGTACGATTACTACAACAAATACGAAAGCAGCGCCACCGACTTCCAGGTTTCGCCGGCCGATCTGCCGCCGAATTTGTCTTCACTCGCCCTTGAGGTCTGCGAAGCATGTAACGTCAAAGGAATCCTGCGGGTTGATTTCCGGATTGATCACAGCAATCGTCCTTACGTTCTTGAGATCAATACGATTCCCGGCATGACATCTCACAGCCTCGTTCCCTTATCAGCCGCTGCGGCAGGCTTATCGCTCGCAGACTTATGCGACAGGTGCGTGCAGTCTCAGTTGCAGCGGGTGTCAGTGAATGGATTCTGCCGGCAGTAAGCGAAAGAACGGTGGTTATTTATTTTTACTCCTGTGAGCCGGTGTGACTGCACGAGTGCCGCTGAACGGGCGTCGCTGCTGTCAGCCTGATGAACAAGCTCTGATTCCGTTGTGTGTGTGTGTGTGTGTGTGTGTGTGTAGCGACTGAATCCAGCCCGATGAACCATCGTTACAATTTTATTTCACTGATCATGGATAGATCGAATCCGGTTGTCTGATTCATCTGAGGAGGAACATTCGCTCGTACAGGACCGTCCCCTCAGTCAATTTCCTGATCACGGCTGACAGATTCATTTTGATTTAGCCTCGTAACTCATCGCGGCAACCGATACGGTATTACTCTTTGGGCTGCACTCTCCGGCCACTTGGCATTGAGAGTCTATTTGACTGCATGTAGTCGATGCCGACGGGAACGTGGCAGCGTTTCGCCGAGGTTGCCGGGATTGCCGGCCGCGGGAACAGGAAGGACGTGCGTGTCCACTTCGTCACTCAATCGCCCCACTCTGGTTCTCAACCGGAGCTGGCAGCCGGTGGGTGTTTCCACGGTTGCCCGAACTCTGGTCAAGGTGTGGAACGAATCAGCCCGCATTGTGGATCCCGAAAATTTCATGCAGCATAGCTGGGACGAATGGGCCCGGTTAAAGCCCGAAAACGACGAACGCGTGATCCAGGCTCAGTGGCTACGACTAAGAGTTCCGGAAGTGGTCACATTAACCCATTACAACAAAATGCCGCATAATGTTGTTGCGTTCAGTCGTCGCAATGTTTTCAAACGCGATGCCTATATGTGTCAGTACTGCGGCTGCCGTCCAGGCAGTGAAGAACTCACGATTGACCACGTCCTGCCTCGTGCCCAGGGTGGAACGTCCTCCTGGTCCAACTGTGTTCTGGCCTGTGTGAACTGCAATCATCGCAAAGGAAACCGAACTCCGGAAAAGGCCTCAATGCCGCTGCAGCGTCATCCCCGCCGACCGATCTGGAGTCCGGCTTATGCCCGCCACACGATTCGTCTGGAGAGCTGGTCAAAATTCATCAGCGACGCGTACTGGAATCTGGAACTGGAAAACTAAAACGTCACAATCCCGACTCCGTAAATACCGATCCGGGTTTCTATGACAGTTCATCGAACGCGAACACGCACACATTGTCCGCCGGCGGTACTCAACAAATCACAGCACTGAACGAAGGGGACTCGAACACCCTGGTCAGTTTTCCATACAGGTTTTCCGATAATGTGTAACTGACTCTCGAAGCCGGCTTTGACAACCGGAAATCTCTGGCCGGGCATCTCGAATGGAGATTTAGATCTCTCCACTATTTTGTGAGGATGGAATGGGCGCCCGGCGTGTCCTCTCAGACTAGATGATTGGGGAAATCGGTGACGCGCTCGCATGCCAGCTGCTCCATGACCTGCTGCAGCTGACGCTTGAGCATGGAGATAGTGTGATCGCCACCTTCGCGACCGAGAGCGCCGACACCATACATGAAGGAGCGTCCAAGAAAAGTGAAGCGGGCTCCGCTGGCCAGCGCGCATGCGATATCCGGCCCTCCTCGCAACCCACTGTCAATCATGACAGTGAGTTTATCTCCGTAGGATTCGGCCAGCGAAGGGATTGGTCTGATCGTCGATTGTCCTGCGTCGAGTTGTCGTCCGCCGTGATTCGAGGCAATGATTCCGTCTACCCCGAGGCGGAGGACTTTTTCACAGTCCTCTTCGTTCACGATTCCCTTAACGACGAGTTTGGCCTTCCAGCGATCCCGAATGGCCTTGATGCGGTCCTCGTTCAATCTTCCCGAGAAAGTCTTGTTCATAAAGAGGCCGAGATGCTTCATGCTGAGGCCCTTTGGAATGTAGGGGGTCATTGTTTTGAACTGAGGCACTCCTGCTGCAAGCTGTGAGAAAGACCAGGTGGGGTGCGTAATCATCTGGATAATATTCCGGGGAGTCATCCGAGGAGGAATAGAAAGCCCGTTGAGGATTTCTTTGGGCCGATAACCGAAGGTCGGAGTGTCAGCGAGAATAACCAGAACGGGACAGGCCGCGGCACTGGCCCTGGCAAGGATTTTATCCCTCAGCTCGTCTTCGGCCGGGTGATAAAGCTGAAACCACGCTTTACCCCCGGTGATTTCAGAGACTTCCTCGATACTGGCAGTTCCAACGGTACTCAGGATAAATGGAATGTTATGTTCCGTCGCGGCCTTGGCCAGGATTTCGGTGGAGCGAGGCCACATCAGGCCCTGGAGGCCGATAGGAGCGATGCCGAATGGTGCATCGTAGGTCTGACCAAAGAGCTCGGTACGAAGATCAGACCCTGCATAATCCCGGATATAGTAGGGCTGCAGACGAATATCGCGGATCTCATCCGTGTTGCGTTGCAGGTTGATATTGGAATTACAGCCACCCTCAAGATAGTCGAAGGCGAAACCCGGCATACGACGCCGGGCCTTGTCCCGAAGATGTTCGATGGAGGGGAGTCTTGAGTTAATGGGCATAGGACGCAGCTTTGAGCGTTTAAAGAAGGGTCTCGGATCGAGGGAGGTTATCCTCCCAGGGAATTGAATCCCACGGAGAGAAAATTTTCATGGGATACTGATATTTCGTGTTTAATAAATATGCGTGAGTGTTATGCAGCTTGACGTCAATCCGTCTGACTGCAAATCAACTCCATCTTACGTTCTGCGATCAATCGAATCCGTTCTTCGTTAACGTTGATTCCCAATCCAGAGCCAAGAAGCCGAGGAGCACGACCTCTGCGGGAAAATGTCAGATTCTCGCGAGTCAAAGCCTCTCGAACCAGGAACCTGTCGTAGCTACCTTCCAGATATCGAATCCCGCTCACATTGCACGCGAAGTGTCGACCGGCTGCCGACAGAATTCCGGTTTCACCGACCTGGCAACCCAGCTGGTATCCCAGACCGTTCGAAACCGCCATAGCAACCAGACGAATCGAGCTGCGAATTCCACCGCACTTGGAAAGTCGAATGTTGAATAAATCGCAGCTTTGCTGTTCAATCGCACGCCGGCCGTCTTCCTCACAACACAACGACTCATCAAGCATAACAGGGACCGGGATCCGGGCCCGGACCTTTGCAAGGTCTGCAACCAGTGCGTGAGGGACTGGCTGTTCCACACTTGTCGGGTGAAACGGCAACAGTCGTTCCACACGGGAAACCGTGTCCTCAATCGTCCAGGCCTCATTGGCGTCAAGGCGAATGTCGACCTCGGTCCCAAGAATGCTGCGGATCCGACGAAGGCAGTCGTAATCCGCATTCGGGTCTGGTCCCACTTTCACCTTAACGCTGCCGAATCCAAATAGTTTCATCTTCCACGCGGACAGCCACTGGCTGCGAGCTGTCATGGAGGTAACAACACCGCTATAAAAAACTTCGTCCTGCTGCCCGGTCACCTCGCCAGCTTCCGGTAGCGAGGCAATAAAGTCTCCCAGACTCTGACCATCAGCCCTGCAGGCAGCGTCCAGCAACGCCATTTCCAGCGCACATCGGACAGAATTTCCGAAGCACTCACGAGGAATGACACCGTCGGGAGCCGGGACACTCGCCAGAGTGAATCGATCGAAGAGATCCGAAGCTTCACGAACATCCTGAAAGTTGGCCCGCAGAGATTCAAATGACGAGTGTTGAAGGTGCCGCCAGACAGATTCGATCGATTCTCCCGTGACATACGTGCGCGGCAGGCCTTCGCCCCAGCCCACATGTCCGCAGGAGAGTTCACAGCGGACGATGAGCGTGTCGTTGTGAAACCGCTCGTGAGACGCATGACGCACAGGCCTGCGCAGCGCAATCGGCACCTGAAATGCTGTCAAAGAACGGATTTTCACATCGGCCTTTCCTGTTCCCGGACGGCAATTCGTGATGACAGGAGGGTCAGAGGAATCGTACCGGCGATCACAGCAATAGCTGCCAACGCCTGATAGCTCTCCGTGTAACCCAGCGGTGCGTCGGCGTATGCCGCCACGAAGATCGGTCCGATCGCTCCAATTCCAAATCCCATCAGATTGCTAAATCCGTACGCGAAACTTCGGCGTCCGACAGACATAAACTCTGCCAGCAACGCATTGTACAGCGGTTGACTCATGAAATGAAAAAACGCCCACACTCCGGCGGCAGCAAGTCGAGAGCCTCCTTCCGCCCGGGCCATCCAGATCAGTGCCGGAGCGTTGGAGAAAAACACGACTGCCAGCTGTAAGGGAAGCATGCGGGCAACAGCCAGACGGCCAGCCGTCCATTGTCCAACCGCTCCAAACACCAAAGCAACAGCGGCCGCAAAATTGCCGGCTGACGCCGCCGAACTTTCCGAAAGCATCTGCAGCGCACCTGATTCTGAAAGATAACGTGGAAGGAAATGCAGTACCCCTCCATAGATCAACCCGCCAACGGCTCCGGAAAACACCAGCAGTAAATAGGGAATTATCTGAAATCGATGAGGATGATCGACAGGATCAGACGGTGTCGATTTGACGACCGGTCGCTGGGTCGGTTTGAGGCGGTACAGCAATACCACTCCGAGCACGGCGCTCGCGGCCCCCAGCAGTAAATAATAATCCCGCCATCCACCGTCTCCGATTCGCAGAACCAGACCCGCAAGGAAAGGTGAGAATGCAATGCCAAGCGACCCAAAGATGCCGTGTATTCCCAGAGCCCGGGGTCGTGTGGCAGGGGTTGTGGCGTTGGCCAGCATCGACAAACCAGCGGGATGATACATGCTGGCGCTCGTTCCCAGACCAACAAGCAGGATGTAGACCATTCCGACATGGGTTGCCGCGGAAAACCCAAAACAAGCCGCGGCTGCCCCCAAAAGATAAATCACAAGGATTCTTTTCTCTCCAAACCGATCCGCCAGCAGGCCGGCCAGAATCGCACCGATGCCATACGGCAATCGTAACGCAAACCCCAGCCATCCTGACTGTGCCACAGTCAGGTCGAAGTCTGCTGAAACAGCCAGTTCTGCACTTGCGATCGACTGTTCGAGCAGATGAACAGTGGCGTGCGCGACCGAAACAAGCAGGATAATGCCGGTGAGGCTGGATGATCGAATCACAAATCGAAGCAATACATACTGCAGGAGAGGGGGGACGAAAGGCACAAGTTTATCGTGATCACGCAGATGATCCCACTCCTGGCTTTCCACCCGGAATTATTCAGGTTTCACAGAGAACAGACAAATTTTTTATCAGTCGTTCGTGCCGGATGCCTGACTGGTAACATCGGTACCCTCAGTCACGGTCCCTTTTTCCGGAGCACTGTCCGGACCAGCCAGGATACTGCCCCGGTGGATCACTTCTCACGAAGCGAGATCACCCGATCCACCGCTTCTTGCCACGTTGAGATCAGTTCGTCC
It includes:
- a CDS encoding PIG-L family deacetylase; the protein is MSEPPRILLLGAHPDDAEYHAGGLLTCYRKELDATVKLISLTDGAAGHHERSSEELKALRQKESADAGAVIGAEYLNWGLPDAHLEPTIENRNRVIREIRSFRPDVVLTHRTCDYHPDHRAVGQLTQDASYLVTVPKVVPDVPPLFKNPVILYMTDLFTRPAPLRPDLVLDVEPQLDSVIDMLACHRTQVFEWLAYEQGILDQVPQEPEQRLAWLRTWFEDEIAERANRFREALIATYGEEKGRAVTCCEAFEVSEYATQLDDDKRTKLWPF
- the murB gene encoding UDP-N-acetylmuramate dehydrogenase; translated protein: MTKSIDDFGEILQRDESLAPYTWLRLGGRAEYLLTPETEDQLLQVARCCLENEIPVRILGGGSNVLVSDDGVRGAVIRIAEPLLSDVSVTGESVTAGGGALLSNAVSEAVRAQLTGLETLVGIPGTIGGALLGNSGSRHGDIGKLIRSVSVLNRQGDVVERTGDELVFSYRQCSLDDVLVLSATLQLKSDPSDDLTLRMRKNWIMKRATQPLADQSAGCIFRNPRGLSAGALIEQCGLKGMTSGQARISDRHANFIVTEKGATCHDVDQLISRIRSAVSEKFGVELELEICRWS
- a CDS encoding D-alanine--D-alanine ligase, which gives rise to MTPTTLHQPKCRVLVISGGRSAEREVSLNSGRTVVDALRTAGYTVGEWDPAQTSVLEPTPGQWDIAFPMLHGTGGEDGVLHRQLRAVGLSWVGCSIDGSSLTFDKSRTRTRLKKYRVPMARGTTLNSPDTLPPFEFPLVVKPARQGSSIGISIVKDPGDWNEALNTAFSFCSEVVVESYIPGREISIPVIDGDVFPAVEINVQNGWYDYYNKYESSATDFQVSPADLPPNLSSLALEVCEACNVKGILRVDFRIDHSNRPYVLEINTIPGMTSHSLVPLSAAAAGLSLADLCDRCVQSQLQRVSVNGFCRQ
- a CDS encoding HNH endonuclease, whose translation is MSTSSLNRPTLVLNRSWQPVGVSTVARTLVKVWNESARIVDPENFMQHSWDEWARLKPENDERVIQAQWLRLRVPEVVTLTHYNKMPHNVVAFSRRNVFKRDAYMCQYCGCRPGSEELTIDHVLPRAQGGTSSWSNCVLACVNCNHRKGNRTPEKASMPLQRHPRRPIWSPAYARHTIRLESWSKFISDAYWNLELEN
- a CDS encoding alpha-hydroxy-acid oxidizing protein — translated: MPINSRLPSIEHLRDKARRRMPGFAFDYLEGGCNSNINLQRNTDEIRDIRLQPYYIRDYAGSDLRTELFGQTYDAPFGIAPIGLQGLMWPRSTEILAKAATEHNIPFILSTVGTASIEEVSEITGGKAWFQLYHPAEDELRDKILARASAAACPVLVILADTPTFGYRPKEILNGLSIPPRMTPRNIIQMITHPTWSFSQLAAGVPQFKTMTPYIPKGLSMKHLGLFMNKTFSGRLNEDRIKAIRDRWKAKLVVKGIVNEEDCEKVLRLGVDGIIASNHGGRQLDAGQSTIRPIPSLAESYGDKLTVMIDSGLRGGPDIACALASGARFTFLGRSFMYGVGALGREGGDHTISMLKRQLQQVMEQLACERVTDFPNHLV
- a CDS encoding MFS transporter; the protein is MESQEWDHLRDHDKLVPFVPPLLQYVLLRFVIRSSSLTGIILLVSVAHATVHLLEQSIASAELAVSADFDLTVAQSGWLGFALRLPYGIGAILAGLLADRFGEKRILVIYLLGAAAACFGFSAATHVGMVYILLVGLGTSASMYHPAGLSMLANATTPATRPRALGIHGIFGSLGIAFSPFLAGLVLRIGDGGWRDYYLLLGAASAVLGVVLLYRLKPTQRPVVKSTPSDPVDHPHRFQIIPYLLLVFSGAVGGLIYGGVLHFLPRYLSESGALQMLSESSAASAGNFAAAVALVFGAVGQWTAGRLAVARMLPLQLAVVFFSNAPALIWMARAEGGSRLAAAGVWAFFHFMSQPLYNALLAEFMSVGRRSFAYGFSNLMGFGIGAIGPIFVAAYADAPLGYTESYQALAAIAVIAGTIPLTLLSSRIAVREQERPM